Proteins from one Impatiens glandulifera chromosome 2, dImpGla2.1, whole genome shotgun sequence genomic window:
- the LOC124924421 gene encoding GEM-like protein 1, protein MSMLPESNPYVSSSPVPPSSMKNKKETVKDALWKWRKKAEETTKKAEDLAGNMWQHLKTSPSITDAAVGRIAQGTKVLAEGGYEKIFRQSFETIPEEKFLKSYACYLSTSVGPVMGTLYLSSVKLAFSSDNPLLYQVDEETTNWSFYKVVMPLHQMKTVNPSINKENPNEKFIQIISVDNHEFWFMGFVQYDKAVATLKGVMEGSG, encoded by the exons ATGTCCATGCTGCCGGAATCGAATCCTTATGTTTCTTCTTCCCCTGTTCCTCCATCTTCCATGAAAA ATAAGAAGGAGACTGTGAAGGATGCCCTTTGGAAATGGAGAAAGAAAGCAGAAGAAACAACTAAAAAAGCAGAGGATCTTGCAGGAAATATGTGGCAACATT TGAAAACAAGTCCCAGTATTACTGATGCTGCTGTAGGAAGGATTGCACAAGGAACAAAAGTTCTTGCTGAAGGCGGTTATGAAAAGATTTTTCGACAATCATTCGAAACAATTCCAGAAGAGAAATTTCTAAAATCATATGCTTGTTACCTATCAACATCTGTTGGTCCAGTCATGGGAACATTGTATTTGTCTTCTGTTAAACTCGCATTTTCTAGTGACAATCCTCTTTTATATCAAGTTGATGAAGAAACAACAAATTGGAGCTTTTATAAG GTGGTTATGCCATTGCATCAGATGAAAACAGTTAATCCATCAATCAATAAAGAAAATCCAAATGAAAAGTTTATCCAAATTATATCCGTTGATAATCACGAGTTTTGGTTCATGGGCTTTGTACAGTACGATAAGGCTGTGGCGACTCTGAAAGGCGTAATGGAAGGGAGCGGTTAG